Within Bacteroidia bacterium, the genomic segment TAAAGACGCCGCAGAAATTGGCTTTGATGATGAATTTATTTATCAAGAACTGGCTGTTCCCATAGAAAGAAGAACCATCCCAATGTATCAAATTTTAGTCCCAGAAGCTAAAAAAGTCTTTCTTCTATGGAAAAATAAGCCTAATAAAACCTTATACTAACATGAAAATCTCATTAGTCGGAATGACTATGGTTGGAAAAACTACTCTTGCCCAAAAAATAGCCCACTATTTTGGCTTTACTCATATTGATACAGACAATTATATTGAAAATATCTACAAAACTTCGATACCGAATTTGTTTAGCTCACAAGGTGAATTAGGTTTTAGACGCATGGAAAGAGAAATTTTGAAGCAAATTCTTTTGCAGTACGCAAATAAAGACTTCATTTTATCCTGTGGGGGAGGTTTACCTTGTTTTTATGACAATATGCAAACACTACTCAAACACACTTACTGCATCTATTTAGAAGCTCCATTATCATTCTTTGAGTACCAAATTCAAAACAGTTCTGCTTGGAAAAACAGACCTTTACTCAATACACAAGAACCCCTACAAACTATAAAAAAACTCTTGTCCCAAAGAGTAAAATATTATGCCCAAGCACACTACAAACAGCCTGTTTACTTAA encodes:
- a CDS encoding shikimate kinase; amino-acid sequence: MKISLVGMTMVGKTTLAQKIAHYFGFTHIDTDNYIENIYKTSIPNLFSSQGELGFRRMEREILKQILLQYANKDFILSCGGGLPCFYDNMQTLLKHTYCIYLEAPLSFFEYQIQNSSAWKNRPLLNTQEPLQTIKKLLSQRVKYYAQAHYKQPVYLNLEQTYQELIQHLKEK